The following are encoded in a window of Bradyrhizobium guangdongense genomic DNA:
- the rbfA gene encoding 30S ribosome-binding factor RbfA, with the protein MPRHHQKKSSATGGSQRQLRVGEQVRHAIADILAQGSVHDADLEGHIITVPEVRMSPDLKLATIYVMPLGGRDTELVIAALDRNKKFLRGEVARRVNLKFAPDIRFRVDERFDEAERIEKLLRTPAVQKDLDKNLEQDPDSDREEEQ; encoded by the coding sequence ATGCCGCGCCATCATCAGAAAAAGAGTTCCGCGACCGGCGGCTCGCAGCGTCAGCTGCGCGTCGGCGAGCAGGTTCGCCACGCGATAGCCGATATTCTGGCGCAAGGCAGCGTGCATGATGCGGATCTCGAAGGCCACATCATCACCGTGCCGGAGGTGCGGATGTCGCCCGACCTGAAGCTCGCGACAATCTACGTGATGCCGCTCGGTGGCCGCGATACCGAGCTCGTCATCGCTGCGCTCGATCGCAACAAGAAATTCCTGCGCGGCGAAGTCGCGCGGCGCGTTAACCTGAAATTTGCACCTGACATTCGCTTCCGCGTCGACGAGCGATTCGACGAAGCGGAACGGATCGAGAAGCTTTTGCGAACACCTGCGGTGCAGAAGGACTTGGACAAGAATCTGGAACAGGATCCGGATTCGGATCGGGAAGAAGAGCAATGA